The following proteins are co-located in the Longimicrobium terrae genome:
- a CDS encoding AAA family ATPase, translating to MHANRSTNASQGSATEPIIARPHFLRTLATLLEGDIEIVVVEGQEGIGKSTLLHQFHNEHRDRTVAVYLTVASRWAYDPQQIASDIHSQISDLLHDGGEPPVAEQVDQVALQKLYAALRRKARKDGMPFYFIVDGLEDIPSTDEGSRTLIIDLLPFGMEGFRFLLSGRTAEELPLRSATRNLVKGYPLSSFSSDEAARFLESFELTPAQREEIVRVTGAVPGKLASIRRLLLTGQTPEQLLAQLPEQLPDLFRLEWSTVDDADHEQVLLLAILAHEPRSYSRAELAEIAQLATSHVETKLEGLGFLSCDSEGYYRFVSEAHRRFASTRVQHLRLEVNELLIAFFTRDPESPQALAHLPTYFTSADRLIDLVQYLSPERFARLYRQTTSLSSVQSQADQGIKAAQQLGRDGDLVRFTFQKAAIVEIASSRTGVAEVRARTAVGDYDTALALAEAAQRRDVRFRLLAAIARARKEQELPPDQDLLDRIKVLYTTLEDDATGEQVLEAAGDLFHVSPELALEVVSKAPGNEGENALDWARTRLSIQAELTVGDPSAKKQARQLQDQIKNPALRRLSIHAIAVLGDLPAPDVISEAQRIESTGDRLYLLQHWMTANRRRQDADQVLEYGLTASIQATGYTANARVYRALAQCLPYLDSATRVLELVQLLDAQRGVLEKIGPTEDHIRLQLILARAMARHDRANAHERLLAVYNTVSKIGDLVVQTASFGRLVATLTLIDPSKTMDETLHELVEQELLVGVDTLLGGAAEHYEVCKGVIKALAIAQPNTALAVIAKINTEGRRDSAYRAFVEAAISAPATEIPIFEVGWALDQIVDPDIRDAALQSATLLGRPHSKADVSGLIPIIRRAQAIQKTEERARVCADLAAWLAPLGEKAEQTRRDLLRWVREAWNVVDDSWEKLDVGFDIVAVLANTDQDVAQEYITETNDLQTRLLLHDAESTTAALLGLLLAIRAFAGLLAHNLEQEDDVERLLRTIAEFDSVEDKAVLLSELAIRCHRVGREELCGKIVQERLIPLLYTIPQSNVADRTAVIVVSAPALYLGSRAAGMHLINSLPEIARDEALGNTGWTILNKLPPGESLIRRPHQGGELTFEDASTVVQIMEEMIVDWRMYSLLESLVEGALASKTAMKRPQVAELVRRLEDLVNAKVPTTRNIQHEGYRIAARAQINQLRPPGEVLLADTFAADARQIPNTADRAYVLGAVVAIGRFRSDSDRRALLTEARQTADAIPTMVDRLGRYEVIALLVFDKEPNVARDMFRTALEISFRGEGKSVEERRRSLINAAHRMDPEFAAGLASVSDDDPAKVSMENQLRVYRLSDAMATRKGTRSDTVEGSALEYSRAAWRKLGSLNARRISPVSPDRALPLLQYAAAQPVSASYPIFAWFIENAVQYNTQNPATTRRYVLPLFEACLRGAELAVLSGQRSVGSGLQRLPFVSTKDDHAESKLIGEGEREEGLAMIREWLATQGGRTIYVVDPYFLPKDVHLLTLVRDVSEDARVFVITDAKSKKGLTDPEQGYRAAWNRLRQDDPPDTTIIFITSRGANPEFPVHDRWWLSEDGGVELGTSYGGLGNRLSRLKRLEKDEADVILQRVEPYFRQSQREHKGERLVYSSFDLGPV from the coding sequence GTGCACGCAAACCGCTCTACGAATGCATCGCAGGGATCGGCTACCGAGCCCATCATCGCTCGTCCTCACTTCCTACGCACACTCGCAACACTTCTCGAAGGTGACATCGAGATCGTCGTCGTGGAGGGCCAGGAGGGGATCGGGAAGTCGACGTTATTACACCAGTTTCACAACGAACACCGCGATCGGACCGTTGCCGTCTACCTGACGGTCGCAAGTCGCTGGGCGTATGATCCTCAGCAGATCGCGAGTGATATTCACTCGCAGATTTCTGATCTCCTTCACGACGGGGGCGAACCGCCGGTCGCAGAGCAGGTGGACCAGGTAGCTCTCCAGAAGCTCTACGCTGCGCTGCGGAGAAAAGCCCGCAAGGACGGAATGCCCTTCTACTTTATCGTCGATGGTCTTGAAGACATACCGTCTACGGATGAGGGTAGCAGGACCTTGATCATCGACTTGCTACCATTTGGGATGGAGGGTTTCCGTTTTCTTCTCAGCGGACGTACGGCCGAAGAACTTCCCCTTCGTTCTGCCACGCGGAATCTCGTGAAGGGGTATCCCCTGAGCTCTTTCAGCAGTGACGAAGCGGCACGCTTCCTTGAAAGCTTCGAACTGACGCCAGCGCAACGTGAGGAAATCGTACGAGTAACTGGGGCTGTTCCAGGAAAGCTCGCCAGTATCCGTCGGCTGCTACTCACAGGTCAAACGCCGGAACAGTTGCTCGCGCAACTCCCGGAACAGCTTCCGGATCTATTTCGGCTGGAGTGGTCCACCGTCGATGATGCAGACCATGAGCAGGTTCTTCTGCTGGCGATCCTTGCACATGAGCCCCGGAGTTACTCTCGTGCAGAGTTGGCAGAGATTGCTCAACTTGCGACGTCGCACGTAGAGACAAAGCTTGAGGGACTTGGGTTTTTGAGCTGTGATTCGGAAGGATACTACCGGTTTGTTTCGGAAGCACACCGGCGTTTTGCGAGCACTCGTGTCCAACACCTCCGGCTGGAGGTCAACGAGTTGTTAATCGCGTTCTTCACTCGTGATCCTGAGAGCCCGCAAGCCCTGGCTCACCTTCCCACATATTTCACCAGCGCCGACCGGTTGATCGATCTGGTGCAATATCTTTCCCCGGAGCGCTTTGCGCGCCTGTATCGACAGACCACTTCACTGTCATCTGTCCAATCTCAGGCTGATCAGGGCATCAAGGCGGCACAGCAGCTCGGACGAGATGGGGATCTAGTCCGATTTACCTTCCAGAAAGCGGCGATCGTGGAGATCGCCTCATCCAGAACTGGTGTGGCCGAAGTTAGAGCGAGGACGGCCGTGGGAGATTACGACACAGCCTTGGCTCTGGCTGAAGCCGCGCAACGTCGAGATGTTCGCTTTCGACTACTCGCCGCAATCGCGCGTGCTCGCAAGGAGCAAGAGCTTCCTCCAGATCAAGACCTTCTAGACCGGATCAAGGTTTTGTATACAACGTTGGAAGACGACGCTACCGGAGAACAGGTTCTTGAAGCTGCCGGAGACTTGTTTCACGTCTCACCCGAGTTGGCGTTGGAGGTGGTTAGTAAGGCCCCAGGAAATGAGGGTGAGAACGCTCTTGACTGGGCACGAACGCGACTGTCTATCCAAGCCGAACTTACGGTGGGAGATCCAAGTGCAAAGAAGCAAGCCAGACAACTGCAGGATCAAATCAAAAACCCGGCTCTGAGACGGTTATCTATTCACGCCATTGCAGTGTTGGGTGACCTTCCAGCTCCTGATGTCATATCGGAAGCACAGCGAATCGAATCCACCGGGGACCGACTGTACCTGCTACAACACTGGATGACTGCGAACCGTCGGCGTCAAGACGCTGACCAAGTGCTTGAGTATGGGCTCACGGCTTCTATCCAGGCAACGGGATATACGGCCAATGCACGTGTCTACCGCGCACTAGCCCAATGTCTCCCCTACCTCGACTCGGCTACCCGAGTCTTAGAACTCGTTCAGTTGCTAGACGCGCAACGTGGCGTGTTGGAGAAGATCGGTCCGACTGAAGATCACATTCGGCTCCAGCTCATCTTGGCTCGGGCCATGGCTCGCCACGACCGTGCAAATGCCCATGAACGTTTACTTGCGGTCTACAATACTGTCTCGAAGATAGGGGATTTGGTTGTCCAGACCGCTTCTTTCGGGCGACTCGTGGCAACTCTTACTCTGATCGACCCGTCGAAAACGATGGACGAGACTTTGCACGAGCTGGTAGAGCAGGAGCTGCTGGTCGGCGTTGATACACTTCTGGGCGGTGCTGCTGAGCATTACGAGGTGTGTAAGGGAGTGATAAAAGCTCTAGCAATCGCGCAGCCCAACACTGCCTTGGCAGTGATCGCAAAGATCAACACAGAAGGGCGTAGGGACTCTGCCTACCGCGCGTTTGTCGAAGCTGCGATCTCGGCTCCTGCAACTGAGATTCCCATCTTTGAAGTTGGCTGGGCATTGGACCAGATTGTGGATCCAGACATCCGCGATGCTGCTCTACAATCGGCGACGCTACTTGGTCGGCCCCATTCCAAAGCCGATGTATCCGGGTTGATCCCCATAATCCGTCGAGCGCAAGCTATTCAGAAAACCGAAGAACGCGCACGAGTGTGCGCCGATCTCGCTGCATGGCTCGCGCCTTTGGGAGAGAAGGCAGAGCAGACTCGGAGGGATCTTCTTAGGTGGGTTCGCGAGGCTTGGAACGTAGTGGATGACAGTTGGGAAAAGCTCGACGTGGGCTTTGATATTGTGGCGGTGCTAGCGAACACAGATCAGGACGTGGCGCAAGAGTACATCACGGAAACGAACGACTTGCAGACCCGTCTCCTGCTGCACGATGCAGAAAGCACGACAGCAGCTTTGTTAGGCTTGCTTCTCGCCATCAGGGCTTTCGCAGGTCTTCTCGCCCACAACCTAGAGCAAGAGGATGACGTTGAGCGGCTTTTGAGAACAATCGCTGAGTTTGACTCGGTCGAAGATAAAGCCGTCCTGCTTTCCGAACTGGCAATACGATGCCACAGGGTGGGTCGTGAGGAACTGTGCGGCAAGATTGTTCAAGAGAGACTGATTCCCTTGCTCTACACGATTCCTCAGAGCAATGTGGCCGACCGTACGGCGGTAATAGTCGTCAGCGCGCCGGCTTTGTACCTAGGTTCGCGTGCTGCCGGGATGCATCTCATCAACTCGCTTCCAGAAATCGCCCGCGATGAAGCGCTGGGAAATACTGGATGGACAATCCTGAACAAACTTCCTCCGGGCGAATCTCTGATTCGCCGTCCACATCAGGGTGGTGAACTGACATTCGAGGATGCAAGCACGGTCGTCCAGATCATGGAAGAGATGATCGTTGATTGGCGGATGTACTCGCTTTTGGAGTCACTGGTTGAAGGTGCGCTCGCCAGCAAAACCGCAATGAAGCGTCCGCAGGTGGCCGAGCTCGTCCGTCGTCTTGAAGACTTGGTCAATGCTAAGGTCCCGACGACACGTAATATTCAACACGAGGGTTATCGCATCGCTGCGCGGGCACAGATCAATCAACTCAGGCCACCAGGCGAAGTACTGCTCGCAGACACCTTCGCTGCGGATGCGCGTCAGATCCCGAACACTGCTGATCGTGCCTATGTACTGGGCGCGGTTGTCGCTATCGGCAGGTTCAGATCAGACTCGGACCGGCGCGCACTTCTGACCGAGGCGCGTCAAACCGCAGACGCGATCCCGACGATGGTGGATCGACTCGGCAGGTATGAGGTGATCGCATTACTGGTTTTCGACAAAGAGCCAAACGTCGCGCGGGACATGTTTCGGACTGCGTTGGAGATATCATTTCGGGGTGAGGGAAAATCTGTTGAGGAGCGTCGCCGTTCGCTTATCAACGCTGCACACCGGATGGATCCTGAGTTTGCGGCAGGCCTCGCGTCTGTAAGCGACGATGATCCAGCTAAGGTTTCGATGGAGAATCAACTGCGTGTGTATCGCCTCTCAGATGCGATGGCGACCCGAAAGGGAACGAGGTCGGATACCGTTGAGGGTAGCGCGCTGGAATACTCCCGGGCCGCATGGCGGAAACTCGGTAGCCTTAACGCGCGACGCATCTCACCCGTGTCTCCTGACCGCGCCCTCCCGCTTCTGCAATACGCGGCGGCTCAGCCAGTTTCAGCGTCTTACCCGATTTTCGCTTGGTTCATCGAGAATGCGGTGCAGTACAACACTCAGAACCCTGCAACAACGCGCCGATACGTACTCCCGCTTTTCGAAGCTTGTCTCCGTGGCGCCGAACTGGCCGTTTTGTCGGGTCAGCGTAGCGTTGGGTCCGGCTTGCAACGACTCCCCTTCGTGTCGACAAAGGATGATCATGCTGAGTCGAAGTTGATAGGAGAAGGAGAGCGAGAGGAGGGGCTCGCCATGATCCGTGAATGGCTTGCAACTCAGGGTGGTCGCACGATCTATGTGGTGGATCCATACTTCTTGCCGAAGGACGTTCATCTTCTGACGCTCGTGAGAGATGTATCTGAGGATGCGCGTGTGTTCGTCATTACAGATGCTAAGTCGAAGAAGGGGCTGACTGACCCAGAGCAGGGGTACCGAGCGGCATGGAACCGTTTGCGGCAGGATGATCCTCCTGACACGACCATCATCTTCATTACCAGCAGAGGCGCTAACCCAGAGTTTCCGGTGCACGATCGGTGGTGGTTGTCGGAGGATGGAGGTGTAGAACTCGGAACATCGTACGGTGGTCTAGGCAACCGACTATCCCGTTTGAAGCGGCTGGAAAAAGATGAAGCAGATGTGATTCTGCAGCGCGTGGAGCCTTATTTCCGGCAGTCGCAGCGGGAGCACAAAGGCGAACGGCTGGTTTACTCATCCTTCGACTTGGGTCCGGTATGA